A part of Candidatus Deferrimicrobium borealis genomic DNA contains:
- a CDS encoding D-glycerate dehydrogenase: protein MKPVILVTRKLPDAVEERLRRDYDARLNPEDVLYSRDELIERARGVDAILPCHTEKFTADVIARLPGRVRAIANFSVGYDHVDVKAANARGIIVTNTPDVLSDATAELTMMLMLGAARRAGEGERLVRAGAWKDWSPTFMMGTQVTGKRLGILGFGRIGQVVARRARGFDMEIHYHDVRRTAPESEGGAIFHPTPEALMPHCDFLTLHCASTPDTFRLLNAGRIALLPDGAIVVNASRGAVVDDEALIGALKSGKLTAAGLDVYTNEPDVHPEYRKLPNVFLTPHIASATKETRDAMGFRALDNLDAVFAGREPRDRVA, encoded by the coding sequence ATGAAACCCGTTATCCTGGTTACCCGCAAACTGCCGGATGCCGTCGAGGAGCGTCTCCGGCGCGATTACGACGCCCGCCTGAATCCCGAAGACGTCCTTTATTCCCGGGACGAGCTGATCGAACGCGCCAGGGGCGTCGACGCCATCCTCCCCTGTCACACGGAGAAATTCACCGCGGACGTGATCGCCCGGCTGCCCGGGCGCGTGCGCGCCATCGCGAATTTTTCCGTCGGCTACGACCACGTGGACGTCAAGGCCGCCAACGCCCGGGGGATCATCGTCACGAACACGCCCGATGTGCTGTCCGACGCCACGGCGGAGCTGACCATGATGCTCATGCTCGGCGCGGCGAGGCGGGCCGGCGAGGGCGAACGGCTGGTCCGCGCCGGCGCGTGGAAGGACTGGAGCCCGACGTTCATGATGGGGACCCAGGTGACGGGGAAGCGGCTCGGGATCCTCGGGTTCGGGCGGATCGGACAGGTCGTCGCCAGGCGGGCCCGCGGGTTCGACATGGAGATCCACTATCACGACGTGCGGAGAACGGCGCCGGAATCGGAGGGAGGCGCGATCTTCCACCCGACGCCCGAGGCGCTGATGCCGCATTGCGACTTCCTGACGCTCCACTGCGCGTCCACGCCGGATACCTTCCGGTTGCTCAACGCCGGGCGCATCGCCCTCCTGCCGGACGGGGCGATCGTCGTCAACGCGAGCCGCGGCGCGGTGGTCGACGACGAGGCGCTGATCGGGGCGTTGAAATCCGGGAAGCTGACGGCGGCCGGTCTGGACGTCTACACGAACGAACCGGACGTCCATCCGGAGTACCGGAAGTTGCCCAACGTGTTCCTGACGCCGCACATCGCCAGCGCCACGAAGGAAACGCGGGACGCCATGGGGTTCCGGGCGCTCGACAACCTGGATGCCGTCTTCGCCGGGCGGGAACCGCGCGACCGCGTGGCCTGA
- the larA gene encoding nickel-dependent lactate racemase: MNVDLLYGRKTLTVRLPDDLRVTVIGKHPMDPVRDPSRAVKEALENPVGSPPLSEMARGRKSACILICDITRPVPNGTLLPPLVETLAGAGIPREKILILVATGLHRPNEGEELREIIGSEEVFRTVRAANHFARDREAHADLGKTRRGIPILIDRRFLEADLKIVTGLVEPHFMAGYSGGRKVVAPGVAHQDTILAFHAPRILEHPNSANCVIEGNPLHEEQIEIVRAIGGIVALNVAIDEKRRIGFVNFGEIEASHREAVTYMRKRAEVAVPRRFRTVVTSGAGYPLDRTYYQTVKGMVCAIDILEPGGTIIIASECSEGLGSDEFVAAQRLLRETGPDRFLSVLERRDKALIDEWQTEMLLKALRVGTVKLYTTGLGKEGLKDVFVDPVPSVEAAVAESVKAHGDPDIAVVPEGPYVIPLYSAP; the protein is encoded by the coding sequence ATGAACGTCGACCTCTTATACGGAAGAAAGACCCTGACGGTCCGGCTGCCGGACGATCTCCGGGTCACGGTGATCGGCAAGCACCCGATGGATCCCGTCCGGGATCCGTCCCGCGCCGTGAAGGAGGCGCTGGAGAACCCGGTGGGGTCCCCGCCGCTTTCGGAGATGGCCCGCGGCCGGAAGAGCGCCTGCATCCTCATCTGCGACATCACGCGGCCCGTGCCCAACGGCACGCTGCTCCCGCCCCTCGTCGAGACGCTCGCCGGGGCCGGCATCCCCAGGGAAAAGATCCTGATCCTCGTGGCCACCGGGCTGCACCGTCCCAACGAGGGGGAGGAGCTCAGGGAGATCATCGGATCGGAGGAGGTGTTCCGGACCGTCCGTGCCGCGAACCACTTCGCCCGGGACCGGGAAGCCCACGCGGACCTCGGGAAGACGCGCCGGGGGATCCCGATCCTGATCGACCGGCGCTTCCTCGAGGCCGACCTGAAGATCGTCACCGGCCTGGTGGAGCCCCACTTCATGGCCGGATACTCCGGAGGCCGCAAGGTGGTCGCCCCGGGGGTCGCCCACCAGGACACCATCCTGGCGTTCCACGCTCCGCGCATCCTCGAGCATCCCAACTCCGCCAATTGCGTCATCGAGGGGAATCCCCTGCACGAGGAGCAGATCGAAATCGTCCGGGCCATCGGCGGGATCGTGGCGCTGAACGTCGCCATCGACGAGAAGCGGCGGATCGGGTTCGTCAATTTCGGCGAGATCGAGGCGAGCCACCGCGAAGCGGTAACGTACATGCGGAAGCGCGCGGAGGTGGCCGTCCCCCGCCGTTTCCGCACCGTCGTCACTTCCGGCGCGGGCTATCCCCTCGACAGGACGTACTACCAGACCGTCAAGGGGATGGTGTGCGCCATCGACATCCTCGAACCCGGGGGGACCATCATCATCGCCAGCGAATGCTCGGAAGGGTTGGGCAGCGACGAATTCGTCGCCGCCCAGCGGTTGCTGCGCGAAACGGGGCCGGACCGGTTCCTGTCCGTGCTGGAACGCCGCGACAAGGCGTTGATCGACGAATGGCAGACCGAGATGCTGCTCAAGGCCCTGCGGGTCGGGACCGTCAAGCTCTATACCACCGGGCTGGGAAAGGAGGGCCTGAAGGACGTATTCGTGGACCCGGTTCCCTCGGTGGAGGCGGCGGTCGCCGAAAGCGTCAAGGCCCACGGCGACCCGGACATCGCCGTGGTGCCGGAAGGCCCGTACGTGATCCCGCTGTATTCCGCTCCTTGA
- a CDS encoding pyrimidine 5'-nucleotidase, which translates to MTAPLFIFDLDNTLYPKGLPIWNMVDDRIEQYVIEKLRTDRDTARRVRMDFLARYGSTLRGLMRHHGVRPADYLGYIHDVPIPEIVPRRPELLEMLSGLPGRCVVFTNGSKEYARRVLAALGVAERMEAVYGIEFMEYIAKPFPYPYRKLLRVTDTRPEDSLICEDSRRNLLPARELGMFTVLVGGNGEEPPASREGNGPEGSLRPHAVVGDVCDLPDVLHGFPPLARGRASG; encoded by the coding sequence ATGACGGCGCCGCTCTTCATCTTCGATCTCGACAACACGCTCTATCCGAAAGGGTTGCCCATCTGGAACATGGTGGACGACCGGATCGAGCAGTACGTCATCGAGAAGCTCCGGACCGACCGCGACACCGCGCGCCGCGTACGGATGGATTTCCTCGCCCGGTACGGCTCGACGCTGCGCGGCCTGATGCGCCATCACGGGGTGCGCCCCGCCGACTATCTCGGGTACATCCACGACGTCCCGATCCCCGAGATCGTGCCCCGGCGGCCCGAGCTGCTGGAGATGCTTTCGGGGCTTCCCGGGCGGTGCGTCGTGTTCACCAACGGTTCGAAGGAGTACGCCCGGCGGGTGCTCGCCGCGCTGGGGGTCGCCGAACGGATGGAAGCGGTCTACGGGATCGAGTTCATGGAATACATCGCCAAGCCGTTTCCGTACCCGTACCGGAAGCTGCTGCGGGTCACCGACACCCGGCCGGAGGATTCCCTGATCTGCGAGGACAGCCGGCGGAATCTGCTGCCCGCGCGCGAACTGGGAATGTTCACCGTGCTGGTGGGCGGGAACGGAGAGGAGCCCCCGGCGTCCCGCGAAGGGAACGGGCCGGAGGGGTCTCTCAGGCCGCACGCCGTCGTCGGCGACGTGTGCGACCTCCCGGACGTGCTCCACGGCTTCCCGCCGCTGGCCCGCGGAAGAGCATCAGGCTGA
- a CDS encoding twin-arginine translocation signal domain-containing protein → MTKKEPGTDAKKTCVSRRKFLTGAAVATAGAAALGFPSIARSAGPIAMRWQSTWPSKDIFHEYALDFAKKVNDSSGGDLKIEVLPAGAVVPAFQLLEAVSKGTLDGGHGVVVYNYGKQNALALWGSGPAYGMDANMLLAWHKYGGGKQLMEKLYKSIGANVVSFAYGPMPTQPFGWFKKPITKFEDLKGQKFRTVGISVDVFTAMGAAVNALPGGEIVPALDRGLLDGAEFNNASSDRLLGFPDVSKVCMLQSYHQNAESFEVIFNRDKFNALPAKLQALIELCVEAASADMSWKAIDRYSKDYIEMQTKQNVKFYKTPDSILQKTLDAFDTVAAKKAAENPLFKEIIESQKEFAKRAVSWEMDTVVNRRMAYNHYFGPKKAAPKKAGA, encoded by the coding sequence ATGACGAAGAAAGAACCGGGCACAGACGCAAAGAAGACGTGCGTATCCCGCCGCAAGTTCCTCACCGGCGCCGCCGTGGCGACGGCCGGGGCCGCGGCGCTGGGCTTCCCGTCGATCGCCAGGTCGGCGGGGCCGATCGCGATGCGCTGGCAGAGCACCTGGCCGAGCAAGGACATCTTCCACGAGTACGCCCTCGACTTCGCCAAGAAGGTCAACGACTCGTCCGGCGGGGACCTCAAGATCGAGGTGCTCCCCGCGGGAGCCGTAGTGCCGGCCTTCCAACTGCTGGAGGCGGTGTCCAAGGGGACGCTCGACGGCGGCCACGGCGTGGTGGTCTATAACTACGGCAAGCAGAACGCCCTGGCGCTGTGGGGGTCGGGCCCCGCCTACGGCATGGACGCGAACATGCTGCTGGCCTGGCATAAATACGGCGGCGGCAAGCAATTAATGGAGAAGCTCTACAAGTCCATCGGCGCGAACGTGGTCTCGTTCGCCTACGGGCCGATGCCGACGCAGCCGTTCGGCTGGTTCAAGAAGCCGATCACCAAGTTCGAGGACCTCAAGGGCCAGAAATTCCGCACCGTGGGGATCTCCGTCGACGTATTCACCGCCATGGGCGCGGCGGTCAACGCGCTGCCCGGCGGCGAGATCGTGCCGGCGCTGGACCGCGGCCTCCTCGACGGGGCGGAGTTCAACAACGCCAGCTCCGACCGCCTGCTCGGCTTCCCGGACGTCTCCAAGGTGTGCATGCTGCAGAGCTACCACCAGAACGCGGAATCGTTCGAGGTCATCTTCAACAGGGACAAGTTCAACGCGCTGCCCGCCAAGCTGCAGGCGCTCATCGAGCTCTGCGTGGAAGCGGCCTCGGCCGACATGTCGTGGAAGGCGATCGACCGCTACTCGAAGGACTACATCGAGATGCAGACCAAGCAGAACGTGAAGTTCTACAAGACCCCCGACTCGATCCTGCAAAAGACGCTGGACGCCTTCGACACGGTCGCGGCGAAGAAGGCGGCGGAGAACCCGCTGTTCAAGGAGATCATCGAATCGCAGAAGGAGTTCGCCAAGCGCGCGGTGAGCTGGGAGATGGATACCGTCGTCAACCGGCGCATGGCGTACAACCATTACTTCGGGCCCAAGAAAGCGGCGCCGAAGAAGGCCGGAGCGTAA